ATTAAAAGCCCGGTATGCTTCTACAGTGCTAAAATCCCCTGCATGGACAATAAGGTCGCAGTCTTCGAGAAGGGTTTGAAGCTGTCCAGGGATCTCTCCTGTCTTGAGATGGGTATCGGAAAGTATAATCAGTTTCATGGAAAACCTCCGCTATAAGTAAAATATACCATTTTAAGATAAAAATGTACAGCGTAAACTTCGGGAAGCCTTGGAATCAGGCTTAAATCCGGAATTCATACTTGAATCCGAAATCATACCGGGACCTGTAATCCATACTTGAATCCGAAATTATACCAGGACCTGTAATTCATACTGGAACCTGCAATTTAATTTACATTAAAAAAGTAAGTTTCGAGTTCCGGATGCATGGAACCCAAAATTAAATATAAAACGTTAAAAAGACTCTTATTCGACTGTCAGGTCAACGAGTTCATACTCGAGGTTTTCGGTTTCCAGCCTGTTAAGAAGAGCAGAGACCTGTTCGTCCACAGAAACCACAAGGGATGAAAGCCCGTGATATGCAGCCTCAATAACGGATTCGTTTGTCCCGAACATTACATTCGGGCTTATGCCTATCTTGCGGAGTGCGATTAAAGACTCAACGCCTATTGCTGCTATATAGGGTTTTGCGTCTGCCAGCATCTTCAGGCGCTCGAGGTCAACTTTTCTTGACCCTCCGCGCTCAACCCTCGGAACCTTGCAGATCGTGATGGTTGCATTTTCCAGGTCTATAAGGCCCTTGAGGCTGGTTACTCCTACATCTTCTCCTTCAGCGGCGTCGGATATAATGGCGCCTGATGCGCCTGTTACTTCCCTGCTGCTTACATAGAGGAGTCCGTGATCCATTTTCAGGTAGACCTGCTGGCCCTCTTTGACCTCCTCTCTTGTAATGGCTGTCCAGGTAGAGACATGGCTGATTATATCCTCCATGACAAAGCGGGCATACTGCTTCATTTCGGTTGCATTCTCAAGAACCCACTCTACGCCTTCTTTCGTTATCCTGTACCGGACACGGCCCTCGGTGACGATCAGCCCGTCATTCACAAGCTCCTTAATGTATTCGGAAACTGCCTGGGGGGTTATTCCTATTTTTGCGGCAATTTCTTTCTGCCTTACATTGGGCTGGTGGGCTGCAATCTCAATGAGGACCTGAAATTTGGTGACTCCGCTCTTGGTCTGGAGGATTTTAATCATCAATCGTAATTCTCCTCTACATCTTCAATTAATTTTAATCTCTGCCCCATTACTGAAAGCCTTTCGGACCTGCGGGCAACAGCACAGATATAGAACGGATTCCTATTAAGAGTCCTTGTGAGGTTGCTCATCGAGGTATTGCCTTCTTCTACCAGTCTTTCAAGTTCCTCCATAGCGTCCTTAACCTCTTCATAAGGCTTGAAGGTCAGCATAATAATGTCGCTGAGGTCTTCAAAAGAACACTGGAAGTTCACCTGGACCTTTGAATAAGAACTGTGGTATTCTTTCGAGGGTTTTTGCCCTGCTTCGGGAACTCTCCACTGGCTTTCAAGGAGCCCGGCTTTTTTCAGAATATGAAGGCTTTTTGATGAGTCTGTGCCTATAAACTCATCGATTTCCGCTCTGGTCATCCATTTGTTAGAAAGTGCGTCGAATATTTTTTTATGGGTTCTGGATCCAAAAGTCCTGAGTAATGGTACTAAATAGGAAGGATCGTTAATTATTCGAGTTCGTTTACCCATTTATGTCCTCTCCTTCTCGCCTTATCTTATCAGTTTCAAATATAATAAAGATTTGTAATGTAATTATTCGTTATAAGCAATCTCAAGCCCTTCGGGCCCGTCCCAGGAAAAGACAGGGGCAGTGCGTTTAACTCCGCGCGTCTTTTCATGCAAAGCATGGGCAACAATAGGAAGGGCAAT
This window of the Methanosarcina mazei S-6 genome carries:
- a CDS encoding ArsR family transcriptional regulator; this translates as MGKRTRIINDPSYLVPLLRTFGSRTHKKIFDALSNKWMTRAEIDEFIGTDSSKSLHILKKAGLLESQWRVPEAGQKPSKEYHSSYSKVQVNFQCSFEDLSDIIMLTFKPYEEVKDAMEELERLVEEGNTSMSNLTRTLNRNPFYICAVARRSERLSVMGQRLKLIEDVEENYD
- a CDS encoding DUF7839 domain-containing protein — protein: MIKILQTKSGVTKFQVLIEIAAHQPNVRQKEIAAKIGITPQAVSEYIKELVNDGLIVTEGRVRYRITKEGVEWVLENATEMKQYARFVMEDIISHVSTWTAITREEVKEGQQVYLKMDHGLLYVSSREVTGASGAIISDAAEGEDVGVTSLKGLIDLENATITICKVPRVERGGSRKVDLERLKMLADAKPYIAAIGVESLIALRKIGISPNVMFGTNESVIEAAYHGLSSLVVSVDEQVSALLNRLETENLEYELVDLTVE